One Baekduia alba genomic window, AAGCCGGTCCGCGTCGAGGTCGACGTCATGCGCCACAACGGGTTCGACGTCGACGGCGACGTCGAGGTCTGCAAGCCCGGCGGCTGCGACCGCTGCAACCAGACCGGCTACCGCGGCCGGCTGGGCATCTTCGAGATCCTGCTGATGGACGAGGAGATCCGCTCGCTCGTCCTGCGCCGCGCGTCGGCCGACGAGATCGCGGCCGCCGCGGTGGCGAAGGGCATGAAGCGCCTGCGCGAGGACGGCCTGGACAAGGTCCGCCTCGGCCAGACCTCGCCCGAAGAAGTGCTGCGCGTCACCGCGTCGGGCTAGCGCTCACGGCTTCAGGAGCTTCTTGAGGTACTTGGTCGCGTCGGCTCCGCCGGCGCCGGCCGTGATGCCCGCGTGGTCGACGCCCGCGACCTTGTTGTAGGTGATCTTCGTGGCACCGTCGTCCTTCAGCTCGGTCGCGAGCTGGTCGGTGAACAGCGGGATGACGGTCTGGTCGGCGGTGCCCTGCTCGATCAGCAGCGGGGTGCGGATCGCGAGGTGCGACGGGTCGTTGGCGTCGAGGAGCCGGCGCAGCTGCGTGAAGTCGACGCCCGGCTTGAACATCGCGGCGGGCGTGAGGCCGAGCTTGGTCGCCGCGGCGCCGAGCTCGGGCAGGCACTGGCTGGCCGCCTCGTTGGTGAGCTGGATGCCGTCGGGCGTCAGCACGGTCGCGGGGTCGAAGGCGGTCAGGCTCATGCCGGCGTCGCCGTACGCGGCGGCCAGCCCCTCGCCGATGATGGCGACCAGCGCAGTCAGCCCCGCGTTGGGCTGCGTGATGCCGGTGGTCAGCGGGATCTGCTCGTCGAGGTGCGAGGCGGGCGCGAAGGCGACCGTGCCGGCGAGGTGCAGCTCGGGCGTGTACTTCGGCGCCTCGGCCGCCGCGAACAGCGCGGCGTGACCGCCCTGGGAGTGGCCCGCGATCGCGATGTCGGTGGAGAGCTGACGGGGCGCCGCCTGACGGGCCGCGCGGACCATGTCCAGGACGCTGTGACCCTCGGTGACGCCGACCAGGTACTCGTGCTCGTACAGCGTGCCGAGGCCCTGGTAGTCGGTGCGGACGACCGCGTAGCCGGCCTTCAGCCAGGTCGTGAGCAGCGGGTAGATGTAGGCGTTGTAGGGGTGCGCCGACGAGCCGGCGACATCCCGCGACGGCGCGCACTGGTCGGCGATCCCGGTCGTGCCGTGCGCCCACGTGATGACCGGCCACCCGGCCTTCGGCCGCTTGCCCTTCGGGATCGAGACGACGCCCGAGACCGGCACGACGTCGCCGTGCACGTCGGTCGAGCGGTAGATGATGACCTTGGTCTGCGCCGCGCCGGGGACGACGGCGGCGCCGGTGAGCCGGCGCTGGCGGATGAGGTCGCCGTGCGCCTTGCCGGGGAG contains:
- a CDS encoding lipase family protein, which produces MSRRVAPVLAATIAILAAVLPGAASAADPSGDPFYRTAPPPAKLPGKAHGDLIRQRRLTGAAVVPGAAQTKVIIYRSTDVHGDVVPVSGVVSIPKGKRPKAGWPVITWAHGTTGIADQCAPSRDVAGSSAHPYNAYIYPLLTTWLKAGYAVVRTDYQGLGTLYEHEYLVGVTEGHSVLDMVRAARQAAPRQLSTDIAIAGHSQGGHAALFAAAEAPKYTPELHLAGTVAFAPASHLDEQIPLTTGITQPNAGLTALVAIIGEGLAAAYGDAGMSLTAFDPATVLTPDGIQLTNEAASQCLPELGAAATKLGLTPAAMFKPGVDFTQLRRLLDANDPSHLAIRTPLLIEQGTADQTVIPLFTDQLATELKDDGATKITYNKVAGVDHAGITAGAGGADATKYLKKLLKP